In Stieleria varia, one genomic interval encodes:
- a CDS encoding caspase family protein: MPLLIAMLATRGNSQNVEQRDPESVETPFLVLETGGHTAVCMWLDFTPDGRSLVSVGNDKVIRIWDVQDPWHPTLRQSIRLHAGKGQEGLMYCGAISPDGRWLAVAGRGSPLLDDHIGDIQIVDLRKGSVTYLLRGHTHEVNSLDFSRDGRLLASASHDKTVRVWNLAGVAPGGEVQSLVLKAHSDIVYRLAWLPTAGGADRLVSVSNDRTGRIWQRGNDGRWFSSAVLSGHSDTVGEVACSPDGRWIVTSSLDRTVRLWDSSGRFQRIVSSGPHGRRLPSKIDFSADGRWLVAADAADNGGANVWTIPGCAKVSQFRGHDDTVREARFAPRAAAGSSPPTLVVASTGGLANDIHLWNPASGQAYSRVMGRGRAIHSVAFSKDGSKIAWGQSQAALASSTPLEQAFDLGGFVPVPQDLFRAEQYQTHHLVRNAHAPSHDGYTAGPDPRSPSTLIVRRHGREVTRIKRDTEFDLLRCHAFLPGRDMIVVGSIYALTLHDANTGELLRLFDGHTGEVLGLDVSPDGLTLVSSSSDQTIRMWDLDPKKLPTPKPMLGVGLQIRADKIVIQLVKPDGAGADAGLRVGDVLESIGNQVVNDIPTAISMIQQTPLGSSVSMDVQRNGNRIELSFRPKLGVAADSRPPLLSFFFTADRRDFVAWTPEGYFDCSPGGETLIGWQTNQGIGLTAGYTSAWQYARSLKRPDILERMLTVRDADQANRLSADLSNRRPQDMFDVRSDADRLAIPSIAIETPKSGDAILSSSVRLIGQAVPTGSLPIDSVRVLVNGRPVAGTKTIGSKSIAIASSGGTDPETSTSESKPKDARAVSIDMEIPLVEGPNTIEVVASTTAASSQPFTLDLNCTTGSARKPSLYVMGIGVSKYAHDDQPGLPEDEKISLTYPTADVNGMIEALRRQEGHFYDRVVVGKLLDEQVTERNIRAGFASLRKKVTQHDVAIILVSAHGTADDDGSYFLCPHDFDPEQDAVITGIRWSELTEPLSSLPCKVLLCMDTCHAGAVMGPVNNGRRSKGIQNAVRSAISDLTNIEAGVVVMTSSTGREVSFEDDRWGHGAFALALIEALTGERKGPPGQVTLPADFNSDQILDLAEIDTYVTSRVKELTDGKQHPVTDRGRIPAFPIAISH; encoded by the coding sequence ATGCCACTCTTGATCGCGATGCTTGCCACTCGCGGCAATTCGCAGAATGTGGAGCAACGCGATCCTGAGTCTGTCGAAACTCCGTTCCTGGTGCTTGAGACCGGCGGGCACACGGCAGTCTGCATGTGGCTGGACTTCACACCGGATGGCCGGTCTCTTGTCTCCGTCGGCAACGACAAAGTGATCCGGATCTGGGACGTTCAGGATCCTTGGCATCCGACGTTGCGTCAGTCCATTCGACTGCATGCCGGGAAAGGACAAGAAGGGCTGATGTACTGCGGCGCGATCTCACCGGATGGGCGATGGCTGGCCGTTGCCGGCCGTGGTTCTCCCTTGCTGGACGATCACATCGGTGACATTCAAATCGTCGACTTACGCAAAGGCAGCGTGACGTATTTGTTGCGTGGACACACACACGAAGTGAACAGTCTCGATTTTTCACGTGATGGCAGACTGCTGGCCTCCGCCAGCCATGATAAAACGGTTCGCGTTTGGAACTTGGCAGGCGTCGCTCCCGGTGGCGAGGTCCAGTCGCTTGTGTTGAAAGCGCACAGCGACATCGTTTATCGCTTGGCTTGGTTGCCCACCGCCGGCGGAGCCGACCGACTCGTATCGGTCTCCAACGATCGCACGGGGCGCATTTGGCAACGCGGCAACGACGGTCGATGGTTTTCTTCCGCCGTGTTGTCGGGCCACAGCGACACGGTCGGCGAAGTCGCTTGTTCGCCGGACGGACGCTGGATCGTGACCTCCTCGCTCGACCGAACCGTGCGACTGTGGGATTCGTCAGGCCGGTTTCAACGCATCGTTTCATCGGGTCCCCATGGACGACGGTTGCCATCCAAGATTGATTTTTCAGCCGACGGCAGATGGCTGGTGGCCGCTGATGCAGCAGACAATGGCGGCGCAAACGTCTGGACGATACCTGGATGCGCCAAGGTGTCACAATTCAGAGGACACGACGACACGGTGCGAGAAGCCCGATTTGCGCCGCGTGCCGCCGCCGGTTCGTCTCCGCCAACTCTGGTCGTCGCGTCCACCGGTGGATTGGCCAACGACATTCATTTGTGGAATCCCGCCAGCGGTCAAGCATACAGTCGCGTCATGGGACGAGGTCGAGCGATCCACTCGGTTGCGTTCTCCAAAGACGGTTCTAAAATCGCGTGGGGGCAATCCCAAGCAGCTCTCGCCAGCTCGACTCCGCTGGAGCAAGCCTTCGATCTCGGAGGGTTTGTCCCGGTGCCTCAAGATCTATTTCGAGCCGAGCAGTACCAAACCCACCATCTTGTTCGCAACGCACATGCTCCCAGCCACGACGGCTATACCGCGGGTCCAGATCCGCGATCACCAAGCACTCTGATCGTTCGTCGCCATGGTCGAGAAGTCACCAGGATCAAGCGAGACACGGAGTTCGACTTGCTGCGTTGTCACGCTTTCCTGCCAGGTCGCGACATGATCGTTGTCGGCTCCATCTACGCGTTGACGTTGCACGATGCGAACACCGGTGAATTGCTACGTCTTTTCGACGGTCATACCGGCGAGGTCTTGGGGCTCGATGTCAGCCCAGACGGCCTGACTTTGGTTTCCAGCAGCAGTGACCAAACGATCCGAATGTGGGACCTGGATCCGAAAAAACTTCCCACGCCCAAGCCGATGTTGGGTGTCGGCCTGCAGATCCGTGCCGACAAAATTGTGATCCAGTTGGTCAAGCCAGACGGTGCGGGTGCCGACGCGGGCTTGCGCGTTGGCGACGTCCTGGAATCCATCGGCAATCAAGTCGTCAACGACATCCCCACCGCCATTTCGATGATCCAGCAGACTCCGTTGGGTTCATCGGTTTCGATGGACGTGCAGCGAAACGGCAATCGCATTGAACTGTCGTTTCGTCCCAAGCTTGGCGTCGCGGCTGATTCACGACCACCCCTGCTGAGTTTCTTTTTTACAGCGGACCGGCGTGACTTCGTCGCATGGACCCCCGAAGGTTACTTTGACTGTTCACCTGGTGGCGAAACTCTGATCGGTTGGCAAACCAATCAAGGAATCGGCCTGACCGCAGGCTACACGTCGGCTTGGCAATACGCACGAAGTTTGAAGCGACCGGACATTTTGGAACGGATGCTAACCGTACGCGATGCGGACCAAGCCAACCGGTTATCAGCCGACCTATCCAACCGCCGGCCGCAAGACATGTTCGATGTTCGTTCTGACGCTGATCGACTGGCCATACCATCGATTGCGATCGAAACGCCGAAGTCCGGTGATGCGATCCTTTCGTCCTCCGTCCGTCTCATCGGACAGGCAGTTCCGACCGGTTCGCTGCCGATCGACAGCGTTCGCGTTCTGGTCAACGGACGTCCCGTTGCTGGCACCAAAACGATCGGCTCAAAATCGATCGCAATCGCGTCCTCCGGCGGTACAGATCCAGAAACCAGCACAAGCGAGTCGAAACCGAAAGACGCTCGCGCGGTCTCCATCGACATGGAGATCCCCTTAGTGGAAGGCCCCAATACAATCGAAGTGGTCGCCAGCACGACTGCGGCATCCAGCCAGCCCTTCACCCTTGATTTGAATTGCACCACCGGTTCGGCACGCAAACCCAGCTTGTACGTCATGGGCATCGGAGTCTCCAAGTACGCGCATGACGATCAACCTGGGTTACCTGAGGATGAAAAGATTTCGCTGACGTATCCGACCGCCGATGTCAACGGAATGATCGAAGCACTGCGACGCCAGGAAGGTCACTTTTATGATCGCGTCGTGGTGGGAAAACTGTTGGACGAACAAGTCACCGAGCGAAACATTCGCGCCGGATTTGCAAGTTTGCGAAAGAAGGTGACCCAGCATGACGTCGCGATCATTCTGGTTTCTGCACACGGCACAGCAGACGACGACGGCAGCTATTTCTTGTGTCCCCATGATTTCGATCCCGAGCAGGATGCTGTGATCACGGGGATCCGCTGGTCAGAACTAACCGAACCGCTATCCAGTCTGCCCTGCAAGGTCCTGTTGTGCATGGACACCTGCCACGCCGGCGCGGTGATGGGGCCGGTGAATAACGGTCGACGCAGCAAAGGGATTCAGAATGCGGTCAGGTCCGCCATCAGTGACTTGACGAACATCGAAGCCGGTGTCGTGGTGATGACCAGTTCGACCGGTCGCGAAGTCAGCTTTGAGGACGATCGCTGGGGACACGGAGCGTTTGCTTTGGCATTGATCGAAGCCTTGACCGGCGAGCGAAAGGGGCCGCCGGGACAAGTCACCTTGCCAGCCGATTTCAATTCCGACCAGATTTTGGATTTGGCTGAGATCGATACCTACGTCACCTCGCGGGTGAAAGAATTGACCGACGGAAAGCAGCATCCGGTCACCGACCGCGGGCGAATCCCAGCCTTTCCCATCGCAATCAGCCACTAG
- a CDS encoding PQQ-binding-like beta-propeller repeat protein, whose product MSRISIAVGLLLLAGMGQAEDWPRFRGPDGRGVVASDLPTTWSETENLAWKTRLPGKGSSSPVTFADRVFLTAYSGYAVDEDNPGDRTALKLHVLCLSLSDGKLLWDQTISPSPAEQDANKRVIDHGYASPTPCVDADGVYASFGPSGVVAFSHSGEQIWRQEVGTNTAGFGAAASPIVFNDLVIMNASIEDGSVYGMEKSSGKIRWKTDGITKAWTTPTLVQTAEGSTEMVLNQQNAILGLDPATGSKLWSCDAIEDYVVPCVVAEGETLYCSGGRENKTFVIKSGGRGDVSESHLVWEASRGANVTSPVLVAGHLYWSHDKSIALCVRASDGEEVFRERMPTRSRVYASIVSDGKHLFLTTRDAGVLVLAAEPTYREIAINHLGTESERFNATPAIADDRLLIRSDQYLYCVAKPNK is encoded by the coding sequence ACGACTTGGAGTGAGACCGAGAATCTTGCTTGGAAAACAAGGCTTCCCGGAAAAGGATCCAGCAGTCCTGTCACATTCGCTGACCGTGTTTTCCTGACGGCTTATTCCGGATACGCGGTGGACGAAGACAACCCAGGTGACCGTACCGCGTTGAAACTACACGTCCTGTGTCTGTCGCTCAGCGATGGCAAGCTGCTTTGGGACCAAACGATCTCCCCGTCACCGGCCGAACAAGATGCCAACAAACGTGTGATCGACCACGGCTACGCATCGCCAACTCCCTGCGTCGATGCGGACGGCGTGTACGCATCGTTCGGTCCATCAGGTGTGGTCGCGTTTTCGCATTCGGGCGAGCAAATCTGGCGACAGGAGGTCGGCACGAACACCGCCGGTTTCGGTGCCGCCGCCAGCCCGATTGTGTTCAACGACTTGGTGATCATGAACGCGTCGATCGAAGACGGATCTGTATACGGCATGGAAAAATCGTCAGGCAAGATTCGCTGGAAAACCGACGGCATCACCAAAGCGTGGACGACACCTACCTTGGTACAAACGGCTGAGGGCAGCACGGAGATGGTGCTCAATCAGCAAAACGCGATCCTGGGATTGGACCCCGCCACCGGCTCCAAGCTGTGGAGTTGCGATGCGATCGAAGACTACGTGGTGCCATGCGTCGTTGCAGAAGGAGAAACCCTGTATTGCAGCGGTGGACGCGAAAACAAGACCTTTGTGATCAAGAGCGGTGGTCGAGGCGATGTCAGCGAGTCCCACTTGGTCTGGGAAGCCTCCCGAGGGGCGAATGTGACTAGCCCAGTACTCGTCGCTGGTCACCTTTATTGGTCGCATGACAAATCCATCGCACTGTGCGTGCGAGCCAGTGATGGTGAAGAAGTCTTTCGTGAACGCATGCCGACACGCAGTCGCGTTTACGCCTCCATTGTCAGTGATGGCAAGCATCTGTTCTTGACCACGCGCGACGCCGGTGTGTTGGTGTTGGCAGCCGAACCGACCTATCGCGAGATCGCCATCAATCATCTGGGAACAGAATCCGAACGCTTCAACGCGACTCCAGCAATCGCCGATGACCGTCTGCTGATTCGGTCAGATCAATACCTTTACTGCGTTGCAAAACCCAATAAGTAG
- a CDS encoding sulfatase, whose amino-acid sequence MTRLFCMAGLVMGMLTHALFAESEKSNVLFLIADDLNTALSGFGHPQCKTPNLDRLAQRGVRFENMHCQYPVCGASRASLMSGLYPYSNLTLGNEGTLRGNMPDVTTLSQAFRSQGYFAARVSKIYHMGIPHEIIAGTAERDDSLSWDEAFNVTAPEQNADGELTNWSPKDKGSQSFTSVVASGGDSDHADGMAADRAIQILERVKDKPFFLAVGFVRPHVPLVAPKEYFDRYDRHDMVPPIIPEGDLDDVPQIIRDYKRNSTTYGVTPELHKGLLQSYYASVSYMDAQVGRVLDALRDQGLEDNTIVVFTSDHGYLLGHHEKFQKQHLFEEATRVPFIISVPWLTDQHGQATERITELVDLYPTLTDLADIPAPKTLQGSSLKPLLVDINSPQWAKKHAFTISRSGGESIRTTDWRFTQWGFGEAGAELYDLQNDPGEFTNLANNPQYAATVAELQSTLNARRNDAGYQKNETAIRRKVKLPKSITANGKRGSGK is encoded by the coding sequence ATGACACGATTGTTTTGCATGGCCGGCTTGGTGATGGGCATGTTGACGCATGCGTTATTTGCTGAATCTGAGAAGTCCAATGTCTTGTTCTTGATCGCGGATGACTTGAACACGGCATTGAGCGGATTTGGGCACCCGCAATGCAAGACTCCGAACCTGGATCGATTGGCCCAACGCGGGGTCAGGTTCGAAAACATGCATTGCCAATATCCCGTTTGCGGTGCCTCCCGAGCGTCGCTCATGTCGGGGCTCTATCCCTACTCCAACTTGACGTTGGGCAACGAAGGCACCTTGCGTGGCAACATGCCTGACGTGACGACTCTGTCACAAGCCTTCCGCAGCCAAGGCTACTTCGCTGCTCGCGTCAGCAAGATTTATCACATGGGCATCCCGCATGAGATCATTGCTGGGACTGCAGAGCGAGACGACTCGCTGTCTTGGGACGAAGCGTTCAATGTCACTGCACCGGAGCAGAACGCGGACGGTGAATTGACGAATTGGTCGCCCAAGGATAAAGGGTCGCAGAGTTTTACCTCGGTCGTCGCCTCCGGCGGCGATAGCGATCACGCCGATGGAATGGCGGCCGACCGAGCGATCCAAATCTTGGAACGAGTCAAAGACAAACCCTTCTTTTTGGCCGTCGGATTCGTGCGTCCCCACGTGCCGCTGGTCGCTCCCAAGGAGTACTTCGATCGCTACGATCGCCATGACATGGTTCCGCCGATCATACCCGAGGGTGACTTGGATGACGTCCCGCAAATCATCCGCGACTACAAGAGAAACAGCACCACGTACGGCGTCACGCCGGAGTTGCATAAGGGGTTGCTACAGTCGTACTACGCGAGTGTTTCCTACATGGACGCGCAAGTCGGACGGGTGCTCGATGCACTCAGAGATCAAGGGCTGGAAGACAATACGATCGTCGTTTTCACCAGCGATCACGGGTACCTGTTGGGGCACCATGAAAAGTTTCAGAAACAGCATTTATTCGAAGAAGCGACTCGTGTGCCGTTTATCATCAGCGTGCCTTGGTTGACCGACCAACACGGTCAAGCGACGGAGCGGATCACCGAGTTGGTGGACTTGTATCCGACGCTAACGGACCTTGCCGACATCCCCGCGCCCAAAACGTTGCAGGGATCAAGTCTCAAGCCGCTGTTGGTCGACATCAATTCACCGCAGTGGGCCAAGAAACACGCATTCACGATCAGCCGCAGCGGTGGCGAGTCGATCCGAACCACGGACTGGCGATTCACACAGTGGGGATTTGGCGAGGCGGGAGCGGAACTGTATGACTTACAAAACGATCCCGGTGAGTTTACCAATCTTGCAAATAATCCCCAGTACGCTGCCACGGTCGCCGAGCTGCAGAGCACGCTGAACGCGAGACGTAATGACGCCGGTTACCAGAAGAATGAAACTGCCATCAGGCGGAAGGTCAAACTGCCGAAGTCAATCACGGCGAACGGCAAACGAGGAAGCGGCAAATGA
- a CDS encoding dockerin type I domain-containing protein, with product MTVEQLDYDATFNNREWLKKKHLGVVRSEYRVTNSSDRTYPDFKLRDRILDDPEPSVNREAFDTNPIVRGQPAFAVSAGAARGALISDFVSHPSQDWLIGFSEDDETLSIIDMSTHQLIKKVWVGNYPTGFSFSPDDRELFVATNLSNQITVIATTSWTIVRTIELPYAASTVFASAGGQLFVGESQRLHVLDPKNGMPLAPPLTGVVDATLSDNGRTLFISPPPELDVFAESIDVSVLVGESPVRKQWGVGHKGGGRIEVSESGRYITETFISRTFVLDTTIDDPPRDFSYAYDFVISHDERFAYLSSTDRILVLNLDLGSVVAEMDTQDLYRLALSHDDRYLITSTAGSYGAGFRTTGRFRDDPKDFYSSWDKVFDPGETWEFTYKWAYGVNRDRHAGATFSAEVSTVFKPEGGNEWSAPQHVYTAEIDKDALKVHAYTASGEVVEPSVFLGTSFGHSIVTAGSNVVWNISVEKIGLLDAVNLQVLASVNGGNSVEAKYISGDQRRDGIMAESEKWEFTVTHPAAEGIQTIELIITADTDAPVKLLRRVLSATGPIVAHMGLEFDFDLVATDEMLGSTRAQDLSSVTAGDSLRWDYRLTNTGNFPLKDITFFDTRGANNDALAEHPGNTELIVLPPDDEERAAMRGYLGTRRFSDAAITAISMHLTKPLIFIADQNGKKIQKFEATSFSTIDAVPFDFGSASIVQLLPAGASRMLARTSDHEVWELNIDSMQWGRQVLAPSTDQMRGAIHDLTFSPEGEFFLLSDHGIERFDHTGNVLMETIPTPRQDVGTIAVYGGRLYYRNGFNSQLVCYDIGAAATIERWRTPAAERDLLQPHASGIEFSQDSNGNEYVIADTYVPGLNLAIVTRRRVSDGFNLGGFNAFIGDVHEETAKHPADGTSYTRFGSDSFSSWSKVYDYLTGHRSPNTLIARNDLLGIRLSASRNEVHVAAVAAANELVYGDVNHNQLLDPGETWHYQLWGAAVAGNHRIDTRVTVQSPLGDRIILNDFVSYRASVVSESVEVRAAANVRGLKFFEVSDVLDEVLEGFVSADTRFYVDGGVFRLREDAVLTLEDNGLTVAVHDNVLGLKRFVVTFIVQSNPRPYRNALLRFDVNSDGIVTALDALLIVNALSEGPGRTLPAIRNPGEWYWDVSGDNRVSALDALQVINELARQKIESESLSLETLSLGIVDPLSDSMSDSMTLGMTLGMGVGAQHSAIVGHWNKNSG from the coding sequence GTGACCGTCGAACAACTCGACTACGACGCGACGTTCAACAATCGGGAATGGCTTAAAAAGAAACATCTCGGCGTCGTCCGCTCGGAGTATCGCGTCACCAATTCATCCGATCGAACCTATCCTGATTTTAAACTTCGAGATCGGATCCTGGATGATCCGGAACCCTCCGTGAACCGAGAGGCGTTTGACACCAACCCGATCGTTCGCGGACAACCTGCTTTTGCTGTGTCAGCAGGCGCTGCTCGCGGAGCACTCATCTCTGATTTCGTGAGTCATCCGAGCCAAGATTGGCTGATCGGATTTTCGGAGGACGATGAGACGCTTTCCATCATCGACATGTCCACCCATCAATTGATCAAGAAGGTCTGGGTGGGAAACTACCCGACGGGCTTTTCCTTTTCGCCCGACGATAGGGAACTGTTTGTCGCAACGAATCTGTCCAACCAGATCACCGTGATCGCCACCACAAGCTGGACGATCGTGCGGACCATCGAGTTGCCCTACGCGGCGTCGACGGTCTTCGCATCTGCCGGCGGTCAACTCTTTGTGGGCGAATCTCAGCGACTGCATGTGCTGGATCCGAAGAACGGAATGCCACTTGCGCCGCCTCTCACCGGTGTCGTCGATGCAACGCTTTCAGATAATGGTCGCACCTTGTTCATCAGTCCGCCACCAGAGTTGGATGTTTTCGCTGAATCCATTGACGTGTCCGTTTTGGTCGGCGAATCACCGGTGAGAAAGCAATGGGGCGTCGGACATAAAGGGGGCGGCAGGATCGAAGTCTCTGAGTCCGGGCGATACATCACAGAAACGTTCATCTCGCGGACATTCGTGTTGGACACGACGATCGATGATCCGCCCAGAGATTTCTCTTACGCCTATGATTTTGTAATCAGCCACGATGAGCGGTTCGCGTACTTGTCCTCCACAGACAGAATCCTCGTCCTGAATCTGGATCTCGGATCGGTGGTCGCAGAGATGGATACTCAAGATTTGTACCGCTTAGCGTTGAGTCATGACGATCGGTACCTGATCACGAGTACTGCTGGCTCGTACGGCGCGGGCTTTCGCACCACAGGACGATTCAGAGACGATCCAAAAGACTTCTACTCCAGTTGGGACAAGGTGTTCGATCCTGGTGAGACCTGGGAGTTCACCTACAAGTGGGCATACGGTGTGAACCGTGATCGGCACGCGGGAGCAACATTCTCCGCCGAAGTTTCAACCGTCTTTAAACCAGAGGGCGGAAATGAATGGAGCGCTCCGCAGCACGTCTACACGGCGGAAATCGACAAGGATGCTCTCAAAGTTCATGCGTATACCGCTAGTGGCGAGGTAGTTGAGCCGTCTGTTTTCCTCGGAACAAGTTTTGGGCATAGCATTGTGACCGCCGGGTCGAATGTTGTGTGGAACATCTCGGTCGAAAAAATAGGTCTGTTAGATGCCGTGAATCTCCAGGTCCTCGCCTCTGTCAATGGTGGAAACTCCGTCGAGGCGAAGTACATCTCTGGAGATCAGAGACGTGACGGGATTATGGCTGAATCTGAAAAATGGGAGTTCACCGTCACGCATCCTGCAGCCGAGGGTATCCAGACCATCGAACTGATCATCACCGCCGACACGGACGCTCCTGTGAAACTACTTCGACGTGTTCTTTCAGCCACCGGTCCGATCGTGGCCCATATGGGACTGGAATTTGACTTCGATTTGGTTGCGACCGATGAGATGCTTGGCAGCACGCGAGCTCAGGATTTAAGCTCAGTCACTGCGGGAGACTCCCTTCGCTGGGATTACCGATTGACCAACACGGGAAACTTTCCCCTCAAAGACATCACGTTTTTCGACACCCGGGGTGCAAACAATGACGCCTTGGCTGAACATCCTGGTAACACAGAATTGATTGTCTTACCGCCGGATGACGAAGAACGCGCGGCGATGCGTGGCTATTTGGGCACCAGGAGATTCTCGGATGCAGCCATCACAGCGATCAGCATGCACCTGACAAAACCACTGATTTTCATCGCGGATCAGAACGGCAAAAAGATCCAAAAGTTCGAAGCAACTTCTTTCTCGACCATCGACGCTGTTCCCTTTGATTTTGGATCAGCGTCGATCGTGCAACTTCTGCCCGCCGGAGCATCTCGAATGCTGGCGAGGACATCCGACCACGAAGTCTGGGAGTTGAACATCGACTCGATGCAGTGGGGCAGGCAAGTATTGGCTCCATCGACCGATCAGATGCGCGGCGCCATTCACGATTTGACCTTCAGTCCAGAAGGCGAATTCTTTCTGCTGAGCGACCATGGGATTGAACGTTTCGACCACACGGGAAACGTCTTGATGGAGACGATCCCCACGCCTCGCCAGGACGTTGGCACGATCGCGGTTTACGGTGGCAGGCTCTACTACCGCAACGGGTTCAATTCTCAGTTGGTGTGCTATGACATCGGAGCTGCCGCGACGATCGAACGTTGGCGGACTCCTGCCGCCGAGCGAGACTTATTGCAACCACACGCATCAGGAATTGAGTTTAGTCAGGACAGCAACGGAAACGAATATGTCATCGCAGACACCTACGTTCCGGGGCTCAACCTTGCCATCGTCACGCGTCGCCGCGTATCGGATGGTTTCAATCTGGGCGGGTTCAATGCATTTATCGGTGATGTCCACGAGGAGACGGCCAAGCATCCCGCCGATGGAACGTCCTATACACGGTTTGGGTCGGACAGTTTTTCCAGTTGGAGCAAAGTGTACGACTACCTTACGGGGCATCGGTCACCGAACACCCTGATTGCGAGAAACGACCTCCTGGGAATCAGGCTCAGTGCTAGCCGGAATGAGGTCCATGTCGCAGCTGTCGCAGCCGCGAATGAATTGGTGTACGGCGACGTCAACCACAATCAACTGCTCGATCCTGGTGAGACCTGGCACTATCAGCTTTGGGGTGCTGCCGTCGCGGGCAATCACAGGATCGACACGCGGGTGACGGTTCAATCTCCATTGGGCGATCGTATCATTCTCAACGATTTCGTTTCCTATCGAGCCTCCGTTGTCTCCGAGTCCGTCGAAGTGCGGGCTGCGGCAAACGTTCGCGGGCTCAAGTTCTTTGAGGTGTCCGATGTCCTTGATGAAGTCCTGGAGGGGTTTGTCAGCGCGGACACACGTTTTTATGTCGACGGTGGCGTCTTTCGTTTGAGAGAGGACGCGGTTCTGACGTTGGAGGACAACGGACTGACGGTGGCCGTCCATGACAACGTGCTCGGCCTGAAACGCTTTGTCGTGACCTTCATCGTTCAATCAAACCCGCGGCCCTATCGTAACGCACTGTTGCGATTTGACGTGAATTCGGACGGCATCGTCACAGCACTGGATGCCTTGCTGATCGTCAATGCACTTTCTGAGGGTCCCGGTCGAACGCTGCCTGCCATACGCAATCCGGGAGAGTGGTATTGGGACGTCAGTGGCGACAATCGAGTCAGCGCGTTGGACGCCCTGCAAGTGATCAACGAACTGGCACGACAGAAGATTGAATCGGAATCGCTCTCACTGGAAACACTGTCGCTGGGAATCGTTGATCCCTTGAGCGATTCCATGAGCGATTCCATGACGCTGGGAATGACTTTGGGAATGGGAGTTGGGGCGCAGCATTCCGCTATCGTCGGGCATTGGAATAAAAACAGCGGTTGA
- a CDS encoding formylglycine-generating enzyme family protein, with translation MRFHTLSALSLIFILSLVVSADSPQRVPLPVADADAKTQAEMKPYTELLEHTEVEMDMLPIAGGQFLMGSPESEEDRGDDESPQHKVTVAPFWMSKCEITWDAYDAWGEEMDQRRRELLSLPKTPRDIAVDGVSKPTEPYTDMSFGMGREGYPAICMTQHAARTFCKWLSAKTGRYYRLPTEPEWEYACRAGTTTAYSFGDDPDQLDEYAWYAGNTDFNYQPVGQKKPNPWGLHDMHGNAAEWVLDQYTPYETIKSTDNPLQIPTKLYPRVVRGGGWEHDADQLRSAARMPSSPEWKDQDPQVPRSIWYHTDALSVGFRVVRPLTEPSEEEKKQKWENTLPVQLDPVE, from the coding sequence ATGCGATTTCATACACTCTCTGCATTATCGTTGATTTTCATTTTGTCTCTCGTCGTTTCGGCGGATTCCCCTCAGCGTGTACCGCTGCCCGTGGCCGACGCGGATGCCAAGACCCAAGCGGAGATGAAGCCGTACACGGAGTTGTTGGAGCACACGGAAGTCGAGATGGACATGCTGCCGATTGCTGGCGGTCAATTCCTGATGGGCAGTCCAGAATCGGAAGAGGACCGAGGCGATGACGAGAGCCCACAACACAAAGTCACCGTTGCACCGTTTTGGATGAGCAAGTGTGAGATCACTTGGGACGCCTACGACGCGTGGGGCGAAGAAATGGATCAGCGACGACGCGAGTTGTTGTCTCTGCCCAAAACGCCACGCGACATCGCAGTGGACGGCGTTTCCAAACCGACGGAACCCTACACCGACATGAGTTTTGGAATGGGCCGCGAAGGCTATCCGGCAATCTGCATGACACAACACGCCGCGAGAACTTTTTGCAAATGGTTGTCGGCCAAGACCGGGCGATACTATCGATTGCCCACCGAACCCGAATGGGAATACGCATGCCGCGCCGGAACCACCACGGCGTACTCGTTCGGCGACGATCCCGATCAACTCGATGAGTACGCGTGGTATGCCGGCAACACGGACTTTAACTACCAACCGGTCGGCCAAAAGAAGCCCAATCCGTGGGGACTGCACGACATGCACGGTAACGCCGCTGAATGGGTGCTCGATCAATACACGCCTTACGAGACGATCAAATCGACGGACAACCCGTTGCAGATTCCGACCAAACTTTATCCCCGCGTCGTCCGCGGTGGAGGATGGGAGCATGACGCCGACCAACTGCGCAGCGCAGCGAGAATGCCGTCATCACCCGAATGGAAGGACCAAGACCCTCAGGTTCCACGCAGCATTTGGTATCACACCGATGCCCTGTCGGTCGGCTTTCGTGTCGTCCGCCCGCTGACCGAACCCAGCGAAGAAGAAAAGAAGCAGAAGTGGGAAAACACGCTGCCGGTCCAACTCGACCCGGTGGAGTGA